A window of Benincasa hispida cultivar B227 chromosome 9, ASM972705v1, whole genome shotgun sequence genomic DNA:
atcatcgaagaagatcatcaagcccaaaggtcgatcatcgaagaagatcaataagcccaaaggctgatcgtcGAAGAAGATCAATAACTCTAAAGGCCGAAattccaagaagatcatcaagcccaaaggcccaTCAttgaagaagatcaacaagcccaaaggccgatcatcgaAGAAGATAAAAAGGCCCAAAGCTGATCAtcgaagaagatcaataagcctaaaggccgatcgtccaagaagatcaacaagcccaaaggtcgatcattcaagaagatcaaccaacttaaagactataatttattttgaaagcatcaaaataatatgtattaaagATTGTATTcacttttcataaaattaatacaaatacaaagttcaagttccacgaaataaatttctcttgaaatctcgtgcgaacaaattggcacgccccGTGGGACCTCTCTATCTTTCATCTCTCTCGTCATCCGAGTCAAAAAATCTACAAATGACACCAAAGAAAGCTCCATCCAAAGCTACCGTCGCAAGAAATACTTATATAAGCTCTATCACCACGGAGAAAATCTGGGATCAGCTGATGGAATTTCCTAAAGATGGGTTCGTCatcagagaaaatcccttgtttgaaaactatgcttctgctactgatctatcagagaaagaatcacattttGATGTAATGTCTGTCATAATGACTGACGTAACAACTAAGTCGgccatggcagagatggagaTAAAGATAAATCTCTTAATGAAGGTTGTAAAGGAGCGAGATCGTGAAATCGCTACTTTAAAAGATCAGATACAGGATCGAGATATTGCTGAGTCAAGTCAATCTCCagctacaaaagccaatgacaaaggaaagattGTCTTGCAGGAAAGTCAGCCGCCAGAATCCACCTCTGTTGCCTCCTTGTCAGTTCAACAgctccaggatatgatcataaACTCCATAAGAACTCAGTACGGAGGACGTCGCAAACatcctttatgtactccaagtcaTACACCAAGATAatcgacaacctgagaatgccaactgagtatcaacctccaaagttccagcagTTCAATGGAAAGgacaatccaaaacaacatgttgcacacttcattgaaaccgTGAAAATGCAGGAATCAGAGGAGACTAGCTAGTCAAGTAGTTCGTCCGTACCTTAAAAGGAAATGCTTTTgattggtatactgatttggAGTCAGAAGTGATTGCAGTTGGGAACAACTAGAAAGGGATTTCCTGAACCGCTTCTACAGTACAAGGCGCATTGTTAGCATGATGAAGTTGATGAACATCAGACAGTGGAAAGGAGTGACAGTCATCGATTATATCAATCAATGGAGAGCTTTGAGGAGCTGGCAACACACGTTCATAATATGGAGTTGAGCATCGCCAataggggaactaaagatttcctagtccctgaagggagaaaatacaagaatggagccaagggcactgaaaagatcgtggatagtgccataaaagaatctatggtcgttcatgtgACCCTGCTGAAATTTCCCTCCAaatgaaaacaaacaaaatttgaaagaaggcacaatgagggcgagaaacgtcgtccaactcttaaagaaagacaaaagaaggtttatccattccctgactctgatgtggcagatatgttgaagcaactactagagaagcaacttatttaGCTATCGGAATACAAACGGCtagaacaagaagaaaaaatagatgatcctaactactgcaagtatcatcgaGTCGTTGGTCACCTAGTTGAAGGAACGAATTCTGtagttggctcgtgaaaagaagattgagctagatttggatgaagtagctcagacaAATCAAGCTACAGTAGCGGCAACTTCAAATGTTCCAACACTGTCTGTGTCCTATGCTCAAAGATAAAGCTTGATCTAGTTCGAAGCCTTCGAGCCTATAATTGTTTGGTTCCAGCAAGAAGTTCAAAtagcaaattccaaaaagaaagatgagctcgttgaagatgacaacgaaGGGTAGATAGTTGTGACTCGTCGAAAAAGAAGACAATTAAACTCCACCAAAAAAAAGTCGCGTTCCTGTCGAAGCTATAAAAGAAGGAACaaaactcataaaaagaaaggcaaaaaaaTGACACAAaagcctaagcctgctaagaaagaagacaaaaaCTTTCCTCAATTTTAACGGCCAGCAACTTcggcagaatttctcccaataagctttctcaataatcatccagagaaagtATCGGAAGTTATTGCATGTTACACTATCGGCATAGTGGAAGTCAACAATAATCATATAACTATCGAAGAAGTCAACGactcagaagaaatgaagcaaagaacttctgtcttcgatcgtattaagccttcaagtgctcgatcttcagtcttttaaagattgagtatggccacggtaggagaagaagaccaatgtccaacaACTACTTCTACTCaaacttcagccttcaaaagactaagtatatccacatcaaagaaagatcgaccttcAGCATCTGCTTTTGGtcgtctcaagacaacaagcgatcaacataaaagaaggatgaaaatcttgaaggcgttgtcattccatgaagaaaacaacaacgaaaagattcacagtcgtgtccTTTCACGCATGAAGATgaaattttctgttgacataagtacagaaGGTTCATTGATAGTGAAgtcaaaactcatcatattgacgaatcctacaaatgaagagggtgaacaaaaccatgatgaaataagagcttttgaagtttaaatgaagaagctcctcatcgcaagaacttaaactgcatgatgctccTGGCCCccatgagcttaaaatgtgaacggccccactccaaaaaaaaaaaacatttgtacGAATTTcgttacgacttgatccctgtcattataaagggtatgtaggaaacttagagaaatttaagttcagttgcacataaaaaaaaacattctcgTAGGAAACTtagagaaatttaagttcagttgcacataaaaaaaaacattctttttgaactacgttatgacttgatccctatcattatgaAGGGTACGTAgacagcttgaaagaaacttcaagttcaatccagctaaaaaaaaatttgaactaAATCATAATTTGATTCCTTTCTTTAAGAGTACgaaggcaacttaaagaaatttaagtttagtctaTCAGAAAGGGCaccacaaccacctaagtatgatactacaagattgatgttgatcatcctCGTAAAAGAATGACACTAAGATATTCATCCCTATTGGGGGCAACACAACGGATTGAAGAAGTTCATCCCTCGTAAGGAGCTagcacagtaaataaaaggcacacactTGGAATGCACTTCGCTTCCTCTTCGAAATCAAACTTGGatgctcttccatcttcaagttcagaggtttcatcgatgcttcatcttcatgctcaagtctggAGGCTTTGCAAtaccatcttcatgctcaaagtcgcgaagtcgagctcaatgtgaagattcattgatgcttcgtcaaactcaagtgCAGAGGATTCGTTGAtatttcaaactcaaatgcagaggattcatcgattcttcaagctcaaatgcggaggattcgtcgatatttcaaactcaaatgcaaAGGATTCACTGattcttcaagctcaagtgcagaggattcgtcgatgcttcgtcaaactcaaatgcggaaGATTGgccgatgctttgtcaaacttaAACGCGAAGGTCTCGTCgatcttctccatcttcaagttcagaggctccatcgatgttgttccattttcaagttcaagatcggcGTGCATGACCgtacttccatcttcaagtttaagattggtgtgcatgagtccacttccatcttcatgTTCAAGGtcagtgtgcatggctccgcttTATCTTCAAATTCAAGGTGACGTGTCTGGCttcgctccatcttcaagttcaagatcagtGTATAGGGCccgcttccatcttcaagttcaagatcggtgtGTATGACTTtgtttccatcttcaagttcaagatcagtGTGTATGACtctacttccatcttcaagttcaaggtcgatgTGCGTGActccgctccatcttcaagttcaaggttggtgtgcatggctttactccatcttcaagttcaaggttggtgtgcatggctctgctccatcttcaagttcaaggtcggtgtgcatggctcgactccatcttcaagttcatggtcggtgtgcatggctcgactccatcttcaagtttatggTCGGTATGCATGGTTctactccatcttcaagttcatggtcAATGTGCATGGCCCATTTCCAAACTGATGGCacagcttcgcttcatctccaaagtctggcgtggctcgcttcatctctATAGTTTGAcgtggctcgcttcatctctATAGTTTGAcgtggctcgcttcatctctATAGTTTGAcgtggctcgcttcatctctATAGTTTGACGTGgtttcgcttcatctccatagTCTGacgtggcttcgcttcatctccatagTCTGacgtggcttcgcttcatctccaaaagtcaagggcagcttcgcttcatctccaaaattcaagtgcggcttcgtttcatctccaaaattcaagtgcgacttcgcttcatctccaaaattcaagtgcGACTTCggttggaagaaaaaaaaaagttaaaaaaaaaaaagaaaagaaaaacgaaagaacgaaaaaaaaaggaaaattgaaaggaaaataataagaaaaaatggtgaaaaaagaaagaaagaaagaaagaaaagattaaaaaaaaaagaaaaaaaaaaagaagaaagaaaacatgggaagaagaagaaaaatgagataAAGGAAAGTGTAGAAGAAGATGGATAAGAATAATGAAGGGTTTGGGTCCTGTTTATATAGTTCCCTAACAAATTAGGATatccaaatcaaataaacatttgattcaaaatattatatttttttattatatttcttaatttgattctatcctaatttcatattaaaataaaaaaattaaattaaacaatttcctatctaatttgattttattagattttatcctcaaatttatcttcaactaagatttggatatattccaaattttattcaaaatcaaatttaaattgtggataaaatcacaaattaaaatctgtaaaaaaaaatcctaaattaaaatttgagcatattccaaattttatcccaaatctaaatcATCAGACTTCTATCTCAAGccaaatttttaagaaaatctcaaattaaatttatcccaaatctaattattaaggataaaatctcaatttaaatttggacatcttccaaattttatatcaaatccATTTAAATTTAGGTTATCTCTATTTCCAAATCAAGTGGGAAAGATGTAAAattcattcaaattaaaatttggccatattccaaattcaagtatctattgagtttttatcttcaatcaaaataaattgcggataaaaaaaaaatcccaattgatcttttattaaaatttgggcatatccaaaattttatcttaaatccaaatcaaattgaggtaaaatctcaaattaaaatttggaaaaatttgatcatatttcaaattttattccaaattcaagttgTCTAgtcttgagattttttttaatcttcaatCGAAATAAATTgtgaataagaaaaaaaaaattcaattgatctttttttaaaatatgggcATATCCCAAATTATatcttaaatccaaatcaaattaaattgggacgaagttcaatttttttttttttttttttttttttttttttttttttttttttNNNNNNNNNNNNNNNNNNNNNNAATTTGgcgatattccaaattttatcccaaattcaagttaaacttatgtactaaattcatagtttgactgacacatcaattgaggtcaaattcaaaaacaaatatatttgaattttgatttcaactttatatttttcgagatttatccactcatatatgtgcataaatctcgcaCATATATGGGTGGATAAATCTCGAGAGGGaacatttgttgaatgagaaattttggaccaatcacaagttcgCACGTCattgacgaaattccaaattatTAAATTTGCGCTCAATTAGGAATTGACAAATATCTTGaatgaagttgaagacaaattttaaTGACGCTACGTGATTTCATCATGACCATTGAATTGGATAAAATTAACTTGgtccaatttaatattattattatttgggttaaagtctctaaacccaaaaatatattgaatcacctgagaactctataaatagagaagttctctcaTTTGTTGGGGTCAGTAATTCTATACTCCGGAGAGCTTATAGGGGAATtttctacaatcagaagactccttgactcctgaagTTGATCAGGTCCGAATACtgaaatcctttgaagatacaagcattttgaagactgaagtcctttgaagatacaagcattctgaaggctgaagtcctttgaagatacaaacattctgaaGTTCAAGCATTCTGaaaactgaagtcctttgaagatacaagtaattctacattcagagagcctagagaaaattcatcaacaagcagaaaactcccaagactcctaaagctgcactcctagaagacgAAAGACTCTTGAAGATacaaacactcttccaagacttctacttcaagaacgtttggtgtttttcttcttcaagtcaagcacatccatcaaaccgagagagaatcagaggatcaaacaCTAGATATCgaaccacatcacatcaaattaacatcaactccacgaaacaagtttctctagaAGCCTCGTGTCATCAaccccaaaggccgatcgtccaagaagatcatcaagcccaaaggtcgatcatccaagaagaacATCAAGATCAAAGGTCGatcaaaaagatcaacaagcccaaaggccgatcgtcaaagaagatcaacaagcccaaaggtctaTCAtcgaagaagatcaacaagcccaaaggccgatcatcgaggagaagatcaacaaacccaaagaccgatcatcgaAGAAGATCAAAAAGCCTAaggaagaagatcaacaagcccaaaggtcgatcattcaagaagatcaaccaacttGAAGACTATTGTTTATTTTCAAAGCATCAAAATAATGTATTAGAGACTGTATTcacttttcataaaattaatacaaatacaaagttcaagttccattCAAATCTCGTGGGAACAATGattagttagttttttttttttttttttttttgtaagattTTTTGTAAGATggaataatattttatattctattttcttttagagGTAAACATTAAGGTTTTGTGTggtaaccatttaatttttgtttgttttttatttatgaaaattaagtttatataaaCACAACTtctactttcaaatttttttctttgttatttacttctcaccaatggtttaaaaaaccaagtcaaaatttggaaataaaaaaaaaaaaaaaaagctttgaaaaacttgtttttatatttgaaatttgattgagaattcaaccatggtacttaagaaaaatgcataTCATTGTTAGAAATAAAGAGGAAagaagcttaatttttaaaaaccaaaaacaaaaaaggaaatggtTACCatgaagaaattaaaattttaaatttgtgtacaatagatttgtgaattttagaaatattaaataaataaatgaaccataagaaacaaaaattgaaagtttaaaaaccCAAATGGACATAATAGCTCAACTAACATACAATATGTGTTCGCGACCAACAGGTTTGTAGTTTGAATCTTCCACGcctattgtattaaaaaaaatacttaaaatttattaaacacaaaatcaCAAGtctaaaaaaatctattaaacacaaaattcaaaGTTAGAGACtaattagacattttttaaagtttaaaaatctatttaatacaaacttaaacttttattttttttattttttttattttttagaaaaaactgAATAAACGGAAAAATAAGCATGAAGATAATACCTGATCATACTCTTGAAATAGTTAGCCATATTACTAGTAAACAACTTGCAAACCATcatttctctcaaaataaaaCACTAGGTACTGATCCAATGAAATCTAAAAAACAGTTCTAAGAAACTTCCACGTTGTTTAAAATCGTTAAAAAGTTTCGTTAATAACCATTTCGCcttcttttttctaaaaactatttcgccttttgttttctaaaaattatgcTTGTTTCTTAACACGATAGATTTTTCACATTCCTTAAAAACACATTTTAATtctaaatcaaatttcaaaatataatatttaaaaactatccattttttagttataaaaaattagcttagttttttaaaaagtagCTAAGAATGCAGTCCTTTGCTTATAaacttcatttttaaaaacacaaaactaaaagaaaaatcaaaatggtctcgattttttttttattttttatttttaaatgaggaaagaaaataaaagagaaaaaacctAGCTTATTCAATCAAAAATCTTGTTTAAGAAGCTTAGAAGGAAACTACTTTTAAAAAGTCATCTATTTTGTAaactaaaaaactaaaagaaaaagatagcAGAAAAACATATAGTTCGTAGCTAATATTGATGTCAAACTCTAAAATCACAGTTTCTTAAAAGATTATGGATATTTACTTCATTAAGAGTAGCTCTGTGACAAGGAAAAATGCTTTGCCTGCACAAGGAATATAACATTGGTCTTGTTAGTGCCTGGAACATACTCTTACAAAGAAGAACTAGAACATAAGACCAAACTGAGTGGAAGAATACAAGAACAAAACATGAATTGACGTTTAGATCATGCCCACAAAACCTTTTACTACAACTGCCAACTGGTTTTATGTATGTTAAGGTTGTCCTTGTTCTTGTTTCTGCTATCCAGACAGGCGCCTATCTTGAATATGTCCGGTTGTTAATGTGAGTTTGTGTCAAGGCATCATCAGGTTGTTCCTACAACAAGAATTACATCCTCGCAAAATGAGAATCCGAAATGTAATCATTAAGAAACACACATAACTGAATGCATACCACATCTTGCAGATTATCCTCGACATCAAAACGCCCTTGTGCACCTAGTTCCCTCAAATTAAGCTGTCCTTGGGactgaagaaaaataaatatatcaagTCCATGTATTGAACCAAGTTGCATAATGATCTAGCATTGATTATTGAATCAAAGACCAGTACCTGCATAGTTTGTCTGTTGCTATATGGACCAACATGAGCTACAATCGAAGGAGAATGATCCTGAAAAATTAGAGAGTCAAACTGTGGTTTttatttcttcaagaacattaTGATCCTAAGTATCATCAAGCATACCAAATTTTGCATAGCCTGATGACTATAATAACCTTCAGGTCCATCACAAAAAGGAGAGTTTGTGCTCGACTGACCCTGTAAAGCATAGCATTTGagaatttaaatcaaaataatagaACATATGTACTTCAAAGATGTCATCGTACTGATCCTGGCAGGGAGCCATGGAAACAATCAAGTGCAGCGGCTCTCGGATCCACTTCCTGCACGAATGTATGGGTACGAGATTGTAAGAATAATACTATTTTCAATTGACAGCAGTTTGCACCATCTCTAGCAGACTGCATAGTACATACCATCTCCAACGATTTGTACCTTGCCTGCTTGGTCACCTGAAAGGTAGAATCAGGAGTTCATACAGATTTTTAGTACAGAatactaatatttttttaaccacACGAGATTAGACAATGTTCTTGACTCACCTTGCCTTTTttactcatttttcttttcacaGACGACTTGGTCATATATTCACCGTGATTATCTTCTTCCTCGTCAATAAAACCAACAGAGACCAAGGTATTTGTTTCTGCAAAGCTCTTGGTAGAATTGTTTACAAAAACACATTGTTTCAGTACTTCCTCTAAAGCTTCAGTTGCAATATCATAGGTTTCTTGAGATAAAGAGCCTAGTTCACCCAGTTTAATGGCATGTTTGCAGAGGTTGTTGAAACGCTGCACTCGGTAATGAAGTCGGTTTGATGATTCACTTAACCTGACCTTTGCACTTCTTGTCCAACgtttcaaaatatatttgtgtggGATGCTAGTTAATCCAGAAATCTGAAGAACAAGGATAGTATGTCTGCAAAGGATGCCTCTGTACTCAAAAGAACGGCATAAACAACATATATCCAATTCTGTTTTATTCCAAGCTACCAGGTAGTCCTGGTGCTCTTCCAGATCATGAATATGGTACGTTACAGTAACTCCATCTTCTGTCTGTTTATGCACTTGACACGAAGCTGCTCCCAATATCTGTAACTGGAATTTCTTAAACATTGTGGTTGTGTAGATCGTGGCCATTTGTTTCTCAAAAGGAGAGAGCAACTTTAAGACAGGTTCTTGGTGCAGAGTTTCAAAATCAGCATTAGCTTCCAACTCAAGCATGTCTTTGAAAAATATCTCGGAATGTTTAATGAACTCCTTGAATGAAGTTTCTTTACATATATACTTGTCAAAAAATGAGGTCACACTCCCTGATCGTTCAATTGTAGACATTCCAGccaaaaaataattcttaaCATACGTTGGCACCCATTTCTTACGATCATCAAACAGTAACTGAAGCCATTCGTCCTCCCTTATTTGAAATTTGTCTACCATTTCCCACCATCTCTTTTCAAATTCTTTATCCATCCAAGATCTATAAATGCACTTATTGAGGGTTTCCATTAAACCGTCGTTCTGATTTATAATCCTTCCTAGTTTTTCAGGAACTCTTCTCAATATATGCCATAAAGAGAAAAGGTGGAGTGTATTGGGAAATACATCAGCAACAGATTCTTTCAAAGATAGTTCTTGATCAGTTAAGACCACTCTGGGAGCTGGCCCACCCACTGCTTTGAGCCATGTCTTCATTAACCAAATAAAACTTGAAGTAGCCATATCACCAATCAGTGCACCTCCAAACAAGATATACTGAAAATGATGATTAACTCCAACAATAGGAACAAAAGGAACTTTGTATCCGTTAGTTATGTAGTAAGTATCAAACAAGATTACATCACTGAAATTCTGGTAATCGTGCCTTGCTTTTGCATCCACCCACAAAACATTTCTCAATTGTTTTTCTTGGTTGAAATTTACGGCATAGAAGAAATTCGGATTTGCTTCCTGCATATGCATAAAATATTCAAGCATTAATAGGACATCTCCCTCATCTAAAGCCAATTGCAGACCTTTTTTCTCAGAAACAGCAATATCcggttttttatttctttcctttAAAGCATGATGGAAATCATCAGGACAAATCTCATGGTTATGCTCTCTTATAAAGCCATGTACAAACCATTTTCCATCTTCCCTCTTCTTAATATGCATGCTAGCATTGCAACCTGTCTTCATACATGGTCTAGGGTTGACAGTCGTACTAGACTCTCGCTTGCTTCCAAATCTAGAGCATGCAATTTTAATGTCAATGAACTTTCCAGATTTCTTTGAGCGCCTACTTGCTTTTATGGTGATGCTAAATCCCACAGATCTAGCATATTCTCTATAAAATGAATATGCTTCTTCCTTCGACTCAAACTCCAAACCAATTTTTGGTTCAAAAGGACCCATTCTAACGTCTGTTTCAACATTAATGATATCCATCTGATCCTCATCACTACTTTTGGCATTTGGCACAGACATTTCCTCACGGTGCTGAGAATTTGCATACTTTCCCTGACCATTTGCCTGACCCCCATCCATGCCATCATTTTTACTCTGAATGATGTCTAACCTTTCTTGATC
This region includes:
- the LOC120086053 gene encoding protein FAR1-RELATED SEQUENCE 2 isoform X2 produces the protein MDGGQANGQGKYANSQHREEMSVPNAKSSDEDQMDIINVETDVRMGPFEPKIGLEFESKEEAYSFYREYARSVGFSITIKASRRSKKSGKFIDIKIACSRFGSKRESSTTVNPRPCMKTGCNASMHIKKREDGKWFVHGFIREHNHEICPDDFHHALKERNKKPDIAVSEKKGLQLALDEGDVLLMLEYFMHMQEANPNFFYAVNFNQEKQLRNVLWVDAKARHDYQNFSDVILFDTYYITNGYKVPFVPIVGVNHHFQYILFGGALIGDMATSSFIWLMKTWLKAVGGPAPRVVLTDQELSLKESVADVFPNTLHLFSLWHILRRVPEKLGRIINQNDGLMETLNKCIYRSWMDKEFEKRWWEMVDKFQIREDEWLQLLFDDRKKWVPTYVKNYFLAGMSTIERSGSVTSFFDKYICKETSFKEFIKHSEIFFKDMLELEANADFETLHQEPVLKLLSPFEKQMATIYTTTMFKKFQLQILGAASCQVHKQTEDGVTVTYHIHDLEEHQDYLVAWNKTELDICCLCRSFEYRGILCRHTILVLQISGLTSIPHKYILKRWTRSAKVRLSESSNRLHYRVQRFNNLCKHAIKLGELGSLSQETYDIATEALEEVLKQCVFVNNSTKSFAETNTLVSVGFIDEEEDNHGEYMTKSSVKRKMSKKGKVTKQARYKSLEMEVDPRAAALDCFHGSLPGSGQSSTNSPFCDGPEGYYSHQAMQNLDHSPSIVAHVGPYSNRQTMQSQGQLNLRELGAQGRFDVEDNLQDVEQPDDALTQTHINNRTYSR
- the LOC120086053 gene encoding protein FAR1-RELATED SEQUENCE 2 isoform X1, coding for MDIDLELPSSDQERLDIIQSKNDGMDGGQANGQGKYANSQHREEMSVPNAKSSDEDQMDIINVETDVRMGPFEPKIGLEFESKEEAYSFYREYARSVGFSITIKASRRSKKSGKFIDIKIACSRFGSKRESSTTVNPRPCMKTGCNASMHIKKREDGKWFVHGFIREHNHEICPDDFHHALKERNKKPDIAVSEKKGLQLALDEGDVLLMLEYFMHMQEANPNFFYAVNFNQEKQLRNVLWVDAKARHDYQNFSDVILFDTYYITNGYKVPFVPIVGVNHHFQYILFGGALIGDMATSSFIWLMKTWLKAVGGPAPRVVLTDQELSLKESVADVFPNTLHLFSLWHILRRVPEKLGRIINQNDGLMETLNKCIYRSWMDKEFEKRWWEMVDKFQIREDEWLQLLFDDRKKWVPTYVKNYFLAGMSTIERSGSVTSFFDKYICKETSFKEFIKHSEIFFKDMLELEANADFETLHQEPVLKLLSPFEKQMATIYTTTMFKKFQLQILGAASCQVHKQTEDGVTVTYHIHDLEEHQDYLVAWNKTELDICCLCRSFEYRGILCRHTILVLQISGLTSIPHKYILKRWTRSAKVRLSESSNRLHYRVQRFNNLCKHAIKLGELGSLSQETYDIATEALEEVLKQCVFVNNSTKSFAETNTLVSVGFIDEEEDNHGEYMTKSSVKRKMSKKGKVTKQARYKSLEMEVDPRAAALDCFHGSLPGSGQSSTNSPFCDGPEGYYSHQAMQNLDHSPSIVAHVGPYSNRQTMQSQGQLNLRELGAQGRFDVEDNLQDVEQPDDALTQTHINNRTYSR